One Solirubrobacter pauli DNA segment encodes these proteins:
- a CDS encoding ArsR/SmtB family transcription factor, whose product MPERDTCDLLCLDLPKAEAVRASLPGPERLEASALPFKALTDPTRLAVVLSLAEGGSCCVCDLAWIVGREEKLVSHHARQLKQLGVARSRKDGRMVMYELTELGTQLAAVARGLVGTPA is encoded by the coding sequence ATGCCCGAGCGCGACACCTGCGACCTGCTGTGCCTGGACCTGCCGAAGGCCGAGGCTGTGCGCGCCTCGCTCCCGGGGCCGGAGCGCCTCGAGGCGTCGGCGCTGCCGTTCAAGGCGCTGACCGACCCGACGCGGCTGGCCGTGGTGCTCTCCCTCGCCGAGGGCGGCAGCTGCTGCGTGTGCGACCTCGCGTGGATCGTCGGGCGCGAGGAGAAGCTCGTCAGCCACCACGCGCGCCAGCTCAAGCAGCTCGGCGTCGCGCGCTCGCGCAAGGACGGCCGGATGGTCATGTACGAGCTGACCGAGCTCGGCACGCAGCTGGCCGCCGTCGCCCGTGGGCTCGTGGGCACGCCGGCGTGA
- a CDS encoding aspartate aminotransferase family protein codes for MPSAALRNVLSRPEGVGARDPHSAGMLEAAVDATLVCRFNDLEDVRETLTRHVEDVAAIIVEPVAHNSPGLLPRPGFLEGLRQLCHQTGTLLIFDEVITGFRHHIGGYQAVSGVMPDLTTMGKAIANGFPLAAVGGRREYMERYTTTADGDVHYGGTYNGNAAAVEAGLATIELLEDGSVHEHLFKLGDRMRTGLAEVAARVGVPAVVGGFGSLFVLCFMDGPLETYEDVLRNDDALFGRYRRELIKRGVFEMPESLGRSHIGAAHTTDDVDRSLEAAEEALRAAVDALARA; via the coding sequence ATGCCGAGCGCCGCACTCCGCAACGTCCTGAGCCGCCCGGAGGGCGTCGGCGCGCGCGATCCGCACTCCGCCGGCATGCTCGAGGCGGCGGTGGACGCCACGCTCGTGTGCCGCTTCAACGACCTCGAGGACGTGCGCGAGACGCTCACGCGCCACGTCGAGGACGTCGCCGCGATCATCGTCGAACCCGTCGCCCACAACTCGCCCGGCCTGCTCCCCCGCCCCGGCTTCCTCGAAGGCCTGCGCCAACTCTGCCATCAGACCGGCACGCTGCTGATCTTCGACGAGGTCATCACCGGCTTCCGGCATCACATCGGCGGCTACCAGGCTGTGAGCGGTGTGATGCCCGACCTCACGACCATGGGCAAGGCGATCGCCAACGGCTTCCCGCTCGCCGCGGTCGGCGGCCGACGGGAGTACATGGAGCGCTACACCACCACCGCCGACGGCGACGTCCACTACGGCGGCACGTACAACGGCAACGCGGCCGCGGTCGAGGCCGGCCTGGCGACGATCGAGCTGCTCGAGGACGGCTCGGTGCACGAGCACCTGTTCAAGCTCGGCGACCGGATGCGGACCGGCCTCGCGGAGGTCGCGGCGCGGGTCGGCGTGCCCGCGGTCGTCGGCGGGTTCGGCTCGCTGTTCGTGCTCTGCTTCATGGACGGGCCGCTGGAGACCTACGAAGACGTGCTGCGCAACGACGACGCGCTGTTCGGCCGCTACCGGCGCGAGCTGATCAAGCGCGGCGTGTTCGAGATGCCCGAGAGCCTCGGCCGCAGCCACATCGGCGCGGCGCACACCACCGACGACGTGGACCGCTCGCTCGAGGCGGCCGAGGAGGCGCTGCGCGCGGCGGTCGACGCGCTGGCGCGCGCGTGA
- a CDS encoding cation diffusion facilitator family transporter, which yields MGHDHAHDSEGHAHGIDASADRTPLLVAFGLIASFMLVEVVVGLLAGSLALLSDAAHMLTDAGAILLALVAAQLAARPAKGAFTFGWRRAEILSAQVNGAVLLALAAYIVFDAVRRLSDPPDVDGGLVATVGVLGALVNVAAAWSIARAQRQSLNVAGARAHVMMDLLGSVGATAAGVIVLATGFDAADPLIALLISVLMIRSAWALLRDSGRVLLEAAPAGADPGEIGRAIARVPSVTQVHDLHVWEVTSGFVALSAHLVVDRDADCHAIRLDVETVLRDRFGIEHTTLQTDHVAGPALLAIQPAVVP from the coding sequence ATGGGCCACGACCACGCACACGACTCCGAAGGGCACGCGCACGGCATCGACGCGTCGGCCGACCGCACGCCGCTGCTGGTCGCCTTCGGGCTGATCGCGAGCTTCATGCTCGTCGAGGTGGTCGTCGGCCTGCTCGCCGGCTCGCTCGCGCTGCTCTCGGACGCCGCGCACATGCTCACCGACGCGGGCGCGATCCTGCTCGCGCTGGTCGCCGCGCAGCTGGCCGCACGCCCGGCGAAGGGCGCCTTCACCTTCGGCTGGCGCCGGGCCGAGATCCTCTCCGCGCAGGTCAACGGCGCGGTGCTGCTGGCGCTGGCGGCCTACATCGTGTTCGACGCGGTGCGCCGGCTGTCCGACCCGCCGGACGTCGACGGCGGGCTCGTCGCGACCGTGGGCGTGCTCGGCGCGCTGGTCAACGTCGCCGCCGCCTGGTCGATCGCCCGCGCCCAGCGGCAGTCGCTGAACGTGGCCGGCGCGCGGGCGCACGTGATGATGGACCTGCTCGGCTCGGTCGGCGCGACCGCCGCCGGTGTGATCGTGCTGGCGACCGGGTTCGACGCCGCCGACCCGCTGATCGCGCTGCTGATCTCCGTGCTGATGATCCGCTCGGCCTGGGCGCTGCTGCGCGACTCTGGGCGGGTGCTGCTCGAGGCGGCGCCGGCGGGCGCCGACCCCGGCGAGATCGGGCGGGCGATCGCACGCGTGCCGAGCGTCACCCAGGTCCACGACCTGCACGTCTGGGAGGTGACGTCGGGGTTCGTCGCGCTGTCCGCGCACCTCGTGGTCGATCGCGACGCCGACTGCCACGCGATCCGCCTGGACGTCGAGACGGTGCTGCGCGACCGCTTCGGGATCGAGCACACCACGCTGCAGACCGACCACGTGGCCGGCCCGGCGCTGCTGGCGATTCAGCCGGCCGTCGTCCCGTAG
- a CDS encoding HpcH/HpaI aldolase family protein, which produces MIKRRLAAGEVLVGSFAALGSAVAVEALARAGLDFVIVDLEHGAGDESRVLPQLLAAERGGAHALVRVESTARERTTRALDLGAEGIVAPRVDSAAEADAWAAALRYGAAPGARGVALGTRGAGFGLDPDALDRRPLGVVQIESPAAVAACDGIAGVDGVDVLFVGPSDLSYALGCFRAWDHPELRAATARVVAAAHGAGKAAGTFCPTPAQVPAAIDAGFSLIAVGTDVALLVAGGRTIAASI; this is translated from the coding sequence GTGATCAAGAGGCGGCTCGCCGCCGGCGAGGTGCTGGTCGGATCGTTCGCGGCGCTCGGGTCCGCGGTCGCCGTCGAGGCGCTCGCCCGCGCGGGGCTCGACTTCGTGATCGTCGACCTCGAGCACGGCGCCGGCGACGAGTCGCGGGTCCTCCCGCAGCTGCTGGCCGCCGAGCGCGGCGGCGCGCACGCGCTCGTGCGGGTCGAGTCGACGGCGCGGGAGCGCACCACCCGCGCACTCGACCTCGGCGCCGAGGGCATCGTCGCGCCGCGCGTCGACTCGGCGGCGGAGGCCGACGCGTGGGCGGCGGCCCTGCGCTACGGCGCCGCGCCCGGCGCGCGCGGCGTGGCGCTGGGCACGCGCGGCGCGGGCTTCGGGCTCGACCCCGACGCGCTCGACCGACGACCCCTCGGCGTGGTCCAGATCGAGTCGCCGGCGGCAGTCGCCGCGTGCGACGGGATCGCGGGCGTCGACGGGGTCGACGTGCTGTTCGTCGGCCCGTCGGACCTGTCGTACGCGCTCGGCTGCTTCCGCGCGTGGGACCATCCGGAGCTCCGGGCGGCGACGGCACGCGTCGTCGCCGCGGCGCACGGGGCGGGCAAGGCCGCCGGCACGTTCTGCCCGACGCCCGCGCAGGTGCCCGCGGCGATCGACGCGGGCTTCAGCCTGATCGCGGTCGGGACCGACGTGGCGTTGCTGGTCGCCGGCGGGAGGACGATCGCTGCCAGCATCTGA
- a CDS encoding YkvA family protein has protein sequence MGTGQVIGIAVAATLLIYAGFVLVLVAAGRRQDARAFAGFIPDCIVLFRRLLGDARVPRRRKLLLAALVAYLAMPIDLVPDFIPVAGQLDDAIIVALVLRAVLRSGGPELLREHWPGPEASLRAISRLAYGTTAG, from the coding sequence ATGGGCACCGGGCAGGTGATCGGAATCGCGGTCGCGGCGACGCTGCTGATCTACGCGGGCTTCGTCCTCGTGCTCGTCGCCGCCGGGCGCCGGCAGGACGCGCGCGCCTTCGCCGGCTTCATCCCCGACTGCATCGTGCTCTTCCGGCGGCTGCTCGGCGACGCGCGCGTCCCGCGGCGGCGCAAGCTGCTGCTGGCCGCGCTGGTCGCGTACCTGGCGATGCCGATCGACCTCGTCCCCGACTTCATCCCGGTCGCGGGCCAGCTGGACGACGCGATCATCGTCGCGCTCGTCCTGCGCGCGGTGCTGCGCTCGGGCGGGCCGGAGCTGCTGCGCGAGCACTGGCCAGGACCGGAGGCCTCGCTGCGCGCGATCAGCCGGCTCGCCTACGGGACGACGGCCGGCTGA